The segment CTTGAGCCGTGCCATGGTTGCAGCATGGAACGGCAGCCAACGTGGTCGGGCGTGGTTGGTTATGGGGTACTTCCCCCATCGACACGCCCCCGGCCCGGGAATAGCCTTAAGCCGTCCCATTTGACCGACAAGGATGACGGAGAGGTATCCGACATGGGAGCTACGGAAAACGCCGAATTAGTCCGGCGTGGCTATGAGGCGTTCAATGCAGGGGATTTGGCGACACTCAGCGAATTGTTCGCGGAGGACGCAGTCTGGTACGCCGCGGGAAACGGCGTACTGTCCGGGACCAAGCAAGGACGGGACGCCGTCCTGGCCTACTTCGGCGAACTGGGAGCGCGTTCCCAGGGCTCCTTCAAAGCCACCGTGCAGGACGTGGTCGGTGGAGAGGACCACACAGTAGGGATCCAGCAAACCCACGCCGAGAACAACGGAAAGACCCTCGACATGGCCACCGCAATCGTGTTCGT is part of the Arthrobacter methylotrophus genome and harbors:
- a CDS encoding nuclear transport factor 2 family protein gives rise to the protein MERQPTWSGVVGYGVLPPSTRPRPGNSLKPSHLTDKDDGEVSDMGATENAELVRRGYEAFNAGDLATLSELFAEDAVWYAAGNGVLSGTKQGRDAVLAYFGELGARSQGSFKATVQDVVGGEDHTVGIQQTHAENNGKTLDMATAIVFVLRDGKVVEGREFFEDTAKADDFWT